Proteins encoded in a region of the Sphingomonas sp. OV641 genome:
- a CDS encoding Rap1a/Tai family immunity protein: MGTCRHWIAPILMPVVLSMHAPAAAQLTESRISTAELRVVCDNSEIAVDHACSGFLSGAVEGLIMGQLIASDAEPTFCPPEKLLVAELKSMFLDFATEHPEQEGDDASLTLLNVLEIHFPCAMPEADGEGERAPTALIASVQKLQGDERHRDHTSPDRRRSIAAIVDTPVR, from the coding sequence ACCTGCCGCCACTGGATCGCCCCGATCCTGATGCCGGTTGTCCTCTCCATGCACGCACCCGCCGCGGCGCAACTCACCGAGTCTCGCATCTCCACCGCTGAATTAAGAGTGGTGTGTGACAATTCGGAGATTGCGGTGGATCACGCATGTTCCGGATTTCTGTCCGGCGCCGTGGAAGGGTTGATCATGGGTCAATTGATCGCCAGCGACGCAGAGCCGACATTTTGCCCGCCTGAGAAGCTGTTGGTGGCTGAACTGAAATCCATGTTCCTCGACTTCGCGACTGAACATCCGGAGCAAGAAGGCGACGACGCGAGTCTCACGTTGTTGAACGTACTGGAGATCCACTTCCCTTGTGCCATGCCGGAGGCTGATGGCGAGGGCGAACGCGCCCCCACTGCCTTGATTGCCAGCGTGCAGAAACTGCAGGGCGACGAGCGGCACCGTGATCACACGTCGCCAGACCGCCGCCGCTCTATAGCCGCAATCGTCGACACGCCCGTCCGATAG